The following are from one region of the Vidua chalybeata isolate OUT-0048 chromosome 12, bVidCha1 merged haplotype, whole genome shotgun sequence genome:
- the LOC128794258 gene encoding transmembrane reductase CYB561D2, translated as MALTAESESRLYRSLRVASGAAAHLVALGFPAAVAVLARPGSSLFSWHPLLMALAFSFLMTEALLIFSPETSLLRSFSRKVRVRAHWALQLLALLCALLGLGIITYNKHLNGKGHFVTWHGLTGLLAVLYTGGQCAGGVLLLYPKLMKNWTLAKLKLYHATSGLVGYLLGCASLMLGMCSLWFTTTVTGASWYLAMLCPLVTSLVIMNQVSNAYLYRKRSQH; from the exons ATGGCCCTGACGGCTGAGAGCGAGTCCCGCCTGTACCGCTCGCTACGCGTGGCCTCGGGCGCCGCCGCGCACCTCGTGGCGCTGGGATTCCCCGCCGCCGTGGCCGTGCTGGCGCGGCCCGGATCCA GTCTCTTCTCCTGGCACCCGCTGCTCATGGCCCTCGCG TTCTCGTTCCTGATGACGGAAGCGCTGCTCATCTTCTCCCCGGAGACCTCGCTGCTGCGCTCCTTCTCCCGCAAAGTCCGAGTGCGGGCGCACtgggccctgcagctgctcgCCCTGCTCTGCgcgctcctggggctgggaatcATTACCTACAACAAGCACCTGAACGGCAAGGGCCACTTTGTCACCTGGCACGGGCTGACGGGGCTGCTGGCCGTGCTGTACACTGGCGGGCAGTGCGCCGGGGGCGTGCTCCTGCTCTACCCCAAGCTGATGAAGAACTGGACGCTGGCCAAGCTGAAGCTGTACCACGCAACCTCAGGGCTGGTGGGCtacctgctgggctgtgccagcctgaTGTTGGGCATGTGCTCCCTCTGGTTCACCACCACGGTGACCGGTGCCTCGTGGTACCTCGCCATGCTGTGTCCCCTCGTCACCAGCCTGGTTATCATGAACCAGGTGAGCAATGCGTACCTGTACCGCAAGCGGAGCCAGCACTGA
- the TMEM115 gene encoding transmembrane protein 115: MRRYLPVARQHFLAALAGTSVVVKSLSAAAVLLYLLSFGLDTAYGLGVTPGYLLPPNFWVWTLLTHGLVEERAWGLAASLATLGTAGRLLEPLWGALELLVFFAVVNISVGLLAALAYFLTYVASFHLHYLFAVRIHGGLGFLGGVLVALKQTMGDSTVLKVPQVRMKAVPMLLLLLLALLRLAALVESNVLASYGFGLLSSWVYLRFYQRHSRGRGDMSDHFAFATFFPEILQPVVGLVANLVHSVLVKVRLCRKTVKRYDVGAPSSITISLPGTDPQDAERRRQLALKALNERLKRVEDQSAWPSMEDDEEEAAAAAKADSPLLPEPGTAGKSPGQESNLISFQDAPAQL; the protein is encoded by the exons ATGCGGCGGTACCTGCCGGTGGCCCGGCAGCACTTCCTGGCGGCGCTGGCCGGCACCAGCGTGGTGGTGAAGTCGCTGAGCGCCGCCGCGGTGCTGCTGTACCTGCTCTCCTTCGGGCTGGACACGGCCTACGGGCTGGGGGTGACGCCCGGCTACCTCCTGCCCCCCAACTTCTGGGTGTGGACGCTGCTGACGCACGGGCTGGTGGAGGAGCGCGCCTGGGGGCTGGCGGCCAGCCTGGCCACGCTGGGGACGGCCGGGCGgctgctggagcccctctggggCGCGCTGGAGCTCCTTGTCTTCTTCGCCGTGGTGAACATCTCCGTGGGGCTCCTGGCGGCCCTCGCCTACTTCCTCACCTATGTGGCCTCCTTCCACCTCCACTATCTGTTCGCCGTCCGCATCCACGGCGGCCTGGGCTTCCTCGGGGGGGTCTTGGTGGCCCTCAAGCAGACGATGGGGGACAGCACCGTACTGAAGGTGCCTCAGGTCAGAATGAAGGCTGTCCCcatgctcctgctccttctcctggctctgctgcgGCTCGCTGCCCTCGTCGAGAGCAATGTACTGGCCTCGTACGGCTTCgggctcctctccagctgggTCTATCTCCGCTTCTACCAGCGGCACAGTAGAGGCCGCGGAGACATGAGCGACCACTTCGCCTTCGCCACTTTCTTCCCCGAGATCCTGCAGCCCGtggtggggctggtggccaacCTGGTGCACAGCGTGCTGGTGAAGGTGCGCTTGTGCCGCAAGACCGTCAAGCGCTACGACGTGGGTGCCCCGTCCTCCATCACCATCAGCCTGCCGGGGACGGACCCCCAGGACGCCGAGAGGAGAAG gcagctggccCTGAAGGCTTTGAACGAGCGGCTGAAGCGCGTGGAGGACCAGTCAGCCTGGCCCAGCATggaggatgatgaggaggaggcggcagcagcagcgaaGGCCGACAGCCCGCTGCTGCCCGAGCCCGGCACGGCCGGGAAGAGCCCTGGCCAGGAGTCCAACCTCATCAGCTTCCAGGACGCCCCGGCCCAGCTGTGA